Below is a genomic region from Streptomyces sp. RPA4-2.
CCTCCGTCGCCGCCAGATCGCCCGAGCCCTCGACGAGCAGGGCGAAGCGGGAGATGCCGGTCCGCTCCGAGGTCGCCGCGAGCCGGTCCGCGCACAGCCGGGGGGTGCCCACCGGGTGCAGCCCGCAGAGCAGTTCGGTGTACGCGTGCGGGTCCCGCATCGAGCGCGCGCGGCCGTCGACCGTGACATGCGCGTCCAGCCCCTGCTTCAACCAGCCCGGCATCGCCTTGAGGAGCGCCTCCACCGCGTCGGTACGGCGGTCCGCGATCTGGCAGACGCCGGCGGACACATGGGCCGCGGCGCGGATCTCGTCCGCGGGGCGGCCCGCCACACGCGCGTACTGCCGCCACAGGGTCACCATTTCGGCCTTCTCCTCGTCACCCACGTGCATGCCGAGGAGCATCGGCAGTCCGCGCTCGGCGGCCAGCCGCACACTCGCCGGTGAGGTGCAGGCGACCACGACCTCGGGACCGGGGGAGCCGCTCAGTGTCTCCGAGGGCCGGGGGACGACGGGGACCTCGCGGAAGGCGAACCGCTCGCCGTGGGCCTCCACGGACGGTTCGCGCAGCCAGCGCATCAGCAGGTCGAGTGATTCGGGGAACCCCTTCTCGTACGCCTCCAGGCCCGAGCCGAAGACCTCCAGGTCGACCCAGGGGCCGCCGCGCCCCACGCCCAGCGAGAAGCGGCCGCCGGAGGTCACGTGGAGCAGCGCGGCCTGCTCGCCGAGTGCCACCGGGTGGACGGTGGGCAGTACGCTCACGGCGGTGCCGACGCGGATGCGGTTGGTGCGGCCG
It encodes:
- a CDS encoding LLM class flavin-dependent oxidoreductase, with the protein product MHVGSFVLAAQFPGQGQGEALHRAVRTAEVAEAAGLDAVWLAEHHFVPYGTCPSAVTLAALLLGRTNRIRVGTAVSVLPTVHPVALGEQAALLHVTSGGRFSLGVGRGGPWVDLEVFGSGLEAYEKGFPESLDLLMRWLREPSVEAHGERFAFREVPVVPRPSETLSGSPGPEVVVACTSPASVRLAAERGLPMLLGMHVGDEEKAEMVTLWRQYARVAGRPADEIRAAAHVSAGVCQIADRRTDAVEALLKAMPGWLKQGLDAHVTVDGRARSMRDPHAYTELLCGLHPVGTPRLCADRLAATSERTGISRFALLVEGSGDLAATEENVRRLGAEVLPHLG